One window of the Daphnia pulex isolate KAP4 chromosome 8, ASM2113471v1 genome contains the following:
- the LOC124200420 gene encoding uncharacterized protein LOC124200420 isoform X2 has product MKGLDGVLVQSHSSLISFSSSADIHFSISSRDPVIMRGIFLVLLLVLLGVTFTSTGIVDRISNPIKSYFNGFKTKDSKDNYSIEDPSIFTLDDLDIPESYAIKPPVTINKNKPDKEAAATAQKKRPVKKRKPSAAATRPRPSTATRPRPSVSTRPRPSSVSKTRRRTTTTKRPRVNSVTGVILPESGELPVTGAHAVVATHMGEISVFTSDGRLWLNGPGIPKPVPLGSALDSDSIAAGNKDSYHIWVNTTSWTKLVSLEEIRRGRSPVLIKNDPRNRVKAMIDRKPLDRPLRLPLPPRVKGTYQYDTCGKNIILPLTADRTILMEQAIKPSYESTKFPEERDYPMVCTWNVKVNKACRRARITMKLDERSRLPDEDECAKGYLRISPFMNETKICGRIDSIPAFHWYVEDQQPNDVSIMMKNIGINDGFSEGLAFTLQGECLPIERGTFDVGQENREAYTNWMDRLLTEASTKGHGATISIPASTHQTPFDPPILPPIHLDDPNQKYSSWLTPAVPAKDNIDDALTDITTLLDASTNSTNTR; this is encoded by the exons ATGAAAGGACTCGATGGCGTCCTCGTTCAGTCTCACTCCAGCCTCATTTCattcagcagcagcgcagACATTCACTTCAGCATCAGCAGTCGTGATCCTGT AATTATGCGTGGAATATTTCTCGTCTTGTTGCTGGTTTTACTCGGCGTCACTTTCACGTCGACAG gAATCGTTGATCGCATCTCGAATCCCATCAAATCCTATTTCAATGGCTTCAAGACAAAAGATTCCAAGGACAATTATTCAATCGAAGACCCCAGCATCTTCACGTTGGACGACTTGGACATTCCAGAGTCCTACGCCATTAAGCCACCGGTCAcgatcaacaaaaacaagcccGACAAGGAAGCAGCAGCTACTGCCCAGAAGAAACGGCCCGTTAAAAAACGTAAACCTTCAGCAGCTGCAACAAGACCCAGACCATCAACAGCCACAAGACCACGCCCATCAGTTTCCACACGGCCAAGACCTTCGTCTGTTTCCAAAACGAGACGCAGGACGACAACTACGAAACGTCCCAGGGTCAACTCGGTGACGGGTGTCATTCTTCCCGAATCTGGAGAGTTGCCAGTCACCGGAGCTCACGCCGTCGTGGCCACCCACATGGGCGAGATTTCCGTCTTCACTTCAGATGGACGTTTGTGGCTCAACGGGCCGGGTATACCCAAACCGGTGCCGCTCGGCTCCGCACTGGACAGCGACTCTATTGCGGCGGGCAACAAAG ATTCCTACCACATTTGGGTCAACACGACCAGCTGGACCAAACTCGTGTCCCTAGAAGAAATCAGACGGGGTCGCAGTCCCGTCCTCATCAAAAACGACCCACGCAATCGTGTCAAGGCCATGATCGATCGCAAACCGCTGGATCGACCCCTCAGACTTCCCCTACCTCCTCGCGTCAAAGGAACTTATCAATACG ATACGTGCGGAAAAAACATTATTCTCCCCTTGACGGCCGATCGGACAATCCTGATGGAACAAGCCATCAAGCCCAGCTACGAGTCAACCAAATTCCCGGAAGAACGCGACTATCCTATGGTCTGCACTTGGAACGTCAAG GTGAATAAGGCCTGCCGACGTGCACGTATCACGATGAAATTGGACGAACGCAGTCGACTGCCGGACGAAGACGAGTGCGCCAAAGGATACCTCCGCATTTCCCCATTCATGAACGAAACCAA AATTTGCGGCCGGATCGACAGCATTCCGGCGTTCCACTGGTACGTCGAAGATCAGCAGCCCAACGATGTGTCGATTATGATGAAGAATATCGGGATCAACGACGGTTTCTCCGAGGGACTGGCGTTTACTCTTCAAG gTGAATGTCTGCCGATCGAACGGGGAACGTTCGACGTCGGCCAGGAAAACCGCGAGGCTTACACCAACTGGATGGACCGTCTGTTGACGGAAGCTTCGACCAAGGGACACGGCGCCACCATTTCCATCCCAGCAAGTACGCACCAGACACCATTTGACCCTCCCATTTTGCCACCCATTCACCTGGACGACCCCAATCAAAAATATTCCTCTTGGTTGACGCCGGCCGTCCCAGCCAAAGACAACATTGACGACGCCCTAACTGATATCACGACTCTGTTGGATGCATCCACTAATTCGACGAATACACGTTAA
- the LOC124200423 gene encoding uncharacterized protein LOC124200423, translating into MGFLGRCLDWGTEKIGRHKNLLTISTLSLIINSSLKGGKAGAEVGGPAGAVTGASICLTIAVGVVVAKSIFGTQETGEVVPNAFKPFPTGDARSNKRFKHFTCDASGSTENGDMETTWTEEEEAMSNKSQKDPKKEKEEKGKDCSECIPQTDEDIKELCDLIQSLSNLLNEIRNNGDKLLSKKPKYFKKLLDLLTKLIHTHGAVFQRSEAPEARGITLIPFRIAQVQNPPELFFDGRIQEFFSTMLTPINNSNDSNNSNDSNETSESFKNIKGLIYCIQCQICRGDNQNVFNYVGQTVQLVAKRGTKHYRVIKTQDGHPLHNHLTKKHEIICQNGQINVGILSNAYKIYLVHDLSDNATSPRVDKSCKRETDKRIRRSWEMFYQWIYRAMDFDGGGSRR; encoded by the exons ATGG GTTTTTTGGGGAGATGCCTTGATTGGGGCACTGAGAAGATTGGGCGACACAAAAACCTACTAACAATTTCCACGCTTTCATTGATTattaattcttctttaaaaGGGGGCAAAGCTGGAGCTGAAGTGGGGGGCCCTGCTGGCGCTGTTACCGGTGCAAGCATCTGTTTGACAATCGCTGTCGGAGTAGTCGTggcaaaatcaatttttggcACACAGGAAACTGGAGAGGTCGTTCCTAATGCTTTCAAACCGTTTCCAACAGGTGACGCTCGATCAAACAAAAGATTCAAACATTTTACATGTGATGCATCGGGGAGCACCGAGAACGGAGACATGGAAACAACTtggacagaagaagaagaggcgatGTCaaacaaaagccaaaaggacccgaaaaaggaaaaagaagaaaaaggcaaagatTGCAGTGAATGCATACCGCAGACAGACGAAGATATCAAAGAGCTGTGCGATTTGATTCAATCGTTAAGTAATCTTCTAAATGAAATTCGAAACAATGGTGACAAGCTGCTGTCGAAAAAAccgaaatatttcaaaaaattgctcGATTTACTAACGAAATTGATTCACACACACGGCGCCGTGTTTCAACGAAGTGAGGCGCCGGAGGCGAGGGGTATCACATTGATTCCCTTTCGCATCGCACAAGTACAAAACCCGCCCGAACTGTTTTTCGATGGACGCATTCAAGAGTTCTTTAGTACCATGCTGACGcctatcaacaattcaaaCGATTCCAACAATTCAAACGATTCCAACGAGACTTCAGAATCATTCAAGAACATCAAAGGTCTCATCTACTGCATCCAATGCCAAATATGTCGAGGCGACAACCAAAACGTATTTAACTACGTGGGGCAGACTGTCCAACTTGTGGCGAAACGGGGAACAAAGCATTACAGAGTCATCAAGACCCAAGATGGCCACCCGCTACACAATCACTTAACAAAGAAACACGAAATAATATGTCAGAATGGCCAGATTAATGTCGGTATTCTTTCAAATGCTTACAAAATCTATTTGGTTCACGACTTAAGCGACAACGCAACGTCCCCAAGAGTAGACAAGAGTTGtaagagagagacggacaagCGCATTCGTCGCTCCTGGGAAATGTTTTACCAGTGGATCTACAGAGCAATGGACTTTGACGGCGGTGGCAGTAGAAGATAA
- the LOC124200421 gene encoding uncharacterized protein LOC124200421 codes for MRQPFLVLLLGLCLVVSLTSSAGLRVRIQRLPNPISSFWRGLKAGSSKIEKATNRIIFGSLGHFNTSTPEPPHVPTLVKTDDKLLNNVTTAVESKEEDSPETRQLVITSGSHSSQTTNGHGSNYYSSNTHSQILNGEVVESSYESSLDDVYNAQYNNKKTNTYKGTILVPISINPDFNKKFTVKSPSFPYERKTPLVSIWNVKVSKNCRRGLITMKINELSRLSDEEDCGDGFYRVSPFMKQAKICGRVDTVPPFKWYVDEREPEDVVITLKHDGLNDGYSEGLGFTLQGECLPNDSDMTKSKALKSYSTWMQKLYKDYATNGYPTVVIPGLDLASVTVAETNNPPDDNSDSLFVLNPSLDSGSEPPIQPISPDQIWTPSSFLTPVVPVVAASKPSQTNRPVSTTPADQSSWSQSYPHEITTQQQTTPQRPNIPIAVDEDLDDAISYITTLLDKPLKARKPLTKQ; via the exons ATGCGCCAACCGTTTCTCGTCTTGTTGCTCGGCCTCTGCCTTGTCGTCTCACTCACCTCTTCGGCTG GACTGAGGGTGCGAATCCAGCGACTCCCCAATCCCATTTCGTCGTTTTGGCGGGGCTTGAAAGCTGGCAGCAGCAAAATCGAAAAAGCCACCAACCGAATTATTTTTGGCAGTTTGGGTCATTTCAACACTAGTACGCCAGAGCCACCGCACGTTCCGACGCTAGTCAAAACAGACGATAAGCTGCTGAATAATGTTACAACAGCTGTCGAATCGAAAGAAGAGGACAGTCCCGAGACGAGGCAACTGGTCATCACCAGCGGTTCTCACAGTTCGCAAACCACAAACGGCCACGGGAGCAATTACTATTCCAGCAATACCCACTCGCAGATTTTAAACGGTGAAGTCGTCGAATCGTCGTACGAAAGTTCCCTCGACGATGTCTACAATGCGCagtacaacaacaagaaaacca ACACGTACAAAGGAACGATCCTCGTCCCCATCTCAATCAATCCCgatttcaataaaaagttCACGGTCAAATCGCCCAGTTTCCCGTACGAACGCAAAACGCCCCTCGTCAGCATCTGGAATGTCAAG GTGAGTAAAAACTGCCGCCGGGGACTCATCACTATGAAAATCAACGAACTCAGTCGACTCTCGGACGAAGAGGATTGCGGCGATGGATTTTATCGGGTTTCTCCGTTCATGAAACAAGCCAA AATTTGCGGACGTGTCGACACCGTTCCGCCCTTCAAGTGGTACGTCGACGAAAGAGAACCGGAAGATGTCGTCATCACTTTGAAACACGACGGACTCAACGACGGATACTCTGAAGGATTGGGTTTCACCCTTCAAG GCGAATGTCTTCCAAACGATTCCGACATGACGAAAAGCAAAGCCTTGAAATCCTACAGCACCTGGATGCAGAAACTCTACAAAGATTACGCAACCAACGGTTATCCCACCGTGGTCATCCCAGGTTTGGATTTGGCCAGCGTTACCGTAGCGGAAACTAATAATCCGCCAGACGACAATTCTGATTCTTTATTCGTCTTGAATCCTTCGCTTGATTCCGGTTCCGAGCCTCCCATCCAGCCAATCTCTCCCGATCAGATTTGGACGCCCAGTTCTTTTCTGACTCCAGTTGTGCCAGTTGTGGCAGCCAGCAAACCATCACAGACAAATCGTCCGGTGTCAACCACTCCCGCCGATCAGTCGTCCTGGTCGCAAAGTTATCCACATGAAATAACAACACAGCAGCAAACGACTCCACAAAGACCCAACATTCCGATTGCTGTCGACGAAGATCTCGACGATGCTATTTCGTACATTACGACACTATTGGATAAGCCATTAAAGGCACGCAAGCCATTAACGAAACAATAA
- the LOC124200419 gene encoding mucin-5AC-like, which yields MRQLFLWVLFCFAVPLTSAGVFKVHSRISNPIASLFANVKNSANKTINKNMGNVVDYVGYFSATDDYKPYYNPEVVQSFAHTLSTPGYVGSSSIPIAPPKKGTYQYDTCGSTIVVPLTYNRKVLAEQTIKPTYKSTDFPAGRTYPLVCNWNVQATKNCSRARITLRVDGRSRLPDEEGCSKGYIRVSPFMKEAKICGRINYIQPYYWYVEDSKPEVVTITMKNIGLNDGFAEGFSFTLSGECLPIEIGIKKFDIGKENSGANGRWMYRMLSDSALSGVPTVVIPGVVAATGNSPLPAQTAANAESTKPLPVDTGNSDAEMLMLIQKDKERNQTTSSSTSTTVETTTTTATTTTTLPPKKTTTTTATTTTTTTKRPIPDFDLETPWDVLKPLQPPNQSSSGSPSTSTTLTPRPLPLPFDNNPKPHPILNIKFPNRIQSTSSSATTLPMSGNTKPPTKPPKPSVFDLETPWDELKIHSLPSTESPPPSTVTVAPTSLSPISATTSHSKPLTTQEVVILKYNHHNQSVASYQPNVQPSTPDLDPPTSSTPAYLPVVSDYYETPAILPSPETYLSETAVVDGGDFNSVTIENPDLANFPVDEVFDDALSYITTLLDNPLLQKSLPKKPIRKQIHPPNRLVFKDFNEFPSFF from the exons ATGCGTCAATTGTTTCTTTGGGTTTTGTTCTGCTTTGCCGTCCCCTTGACATCGGCAG GAGTCTTCAAAGTCCATTCGCGCATCTCGAACCCGATCGCGTCGTTGTTCGCCAATGTCAAGAACAGCGCCAACAAAACGATCAACAAAAATATGGGAAACGTGGTCGATTACGTGGGTTACTTTAGTGCCACCGACGACTACAAACCTTATTACAACCCGGAAGTCGTGCAGTCGTTTGCTCACACTCTATCTACCCCGGGTTACGTTGGGAGCTCATCCATTCCCATTGCTCCGCCAAAAAAGGGAACTTATCAGTACG ATACGTGCGGGAGCACCATCGTTGTCCCGTTGACTTACAACCGAAAGGTCCTGGCAGAGCAAACGATCAAACCCACTTACAAGTCGACTGATTTTCCGGCCGGACGCACCTATCCCTTGGTCTGCAATTGGAATGTCCAG GCGACTAAGAACTGCAGTCGTGCCCG TATCACGTTGAGAGTGGATGGTCGCAGTCGATTGCCGGATGAAGAAGGATGCTCCAAAGGATACATTCGTGTTTCCCCCTTCATGAAGGAAGCCAA GATTTGCGGTCGCATCAACTACATCCAGCCCTACTACTGGTACGTTGAAGATTCCAAGCCCGAAGTTGTCACCATCACGATGAAGAATATCGGACTGAACGACGGATTCGCCGAGGGATTTTCATTTACTCTCTCAG GCGAATGTCTGCCGATTGAAATTGGCATTAAAAAGTTTGACATCGGCAAGGAAAACAGCGGGGCCAATGGTCGGTGGATGTATCGAATGTTATCCGACTCTGCTCTATCCGGCGTCCCTACGGTGGTCATTCCGGGCGTTGTTGCGGCCACAGGTAACAGTCCTTTGCCGGCCCAAACTGCAGCAAACGCTGAGTCTACCAAGCCACTGCCAGTTGACACGGGCAATAGCGATGCTGAGATGCTCATGCTCATTCAAAAGGATAAGGAACGCAACCAGAccacgtcgtcgtcgacatCAACCACCGTtgaaacaacaaccaccactgcaacaacaacaacaacgctacctcccaaaaaaacaacaaccaccactgCTACAACTACAACCACAACCACCAAGCGCCCCATTCCTGATTTCGATCTGGAGACTCCTTGGGACGTCCTCAAGCCTCTCCAACCTCCCAACCAATCCTCATCAGGATCTCCTTCGACGAGTACAACACTCACCCCCAGACCTCTGCCCTTGCCGTTCGATAACAACCCCAAACCTCATCCCATTCTCAACATCAAGTTCCCTAATCGAATCCAATCGACGTCGTCGTCAGCGACAACTTTGCCAATGAGCGGCAACACGAAACCCCCGACTAAACCGCCGAAACCTTCCGTTTTTGACTTGGAGACTCCTTGGGACGAACTGAAAATCCATTCCTTGCCCTCAACTGAATCTCCTCCACCGTCTACCGTTACCGTTGCCCCGACAAGTTTATCTCCCATTTCAGCAACGACCAGTCACAGTAAACCATTAACGACTCAGGAAGTCGTCATCCTCAAGTACAACCACCACAACCAATCGGTGGCGTCTTACCAGCCCAATGTGCAACCTTCGACTCCCGACCTCGATCCTCCTACGAGCAGCACTCCCGCCTATCTGCCCGTCGTCAGTGATTATTACGAGACTCCCGCCATCCTCCCCAGCCCTGAAACCTACCTGTCGgaaactgctgttgttgacgGGGGAGATTTCAATTCTGTCACCATTGAAAACCCAGATTTAGCCAATTTCCCTGTCGACGAGGTTTTCGACGATGCTTTGTCTTACATCACGACGCTGTTGGACAATCCACTGCTACAAAAATCGTTGCCCAAGAAGCCCATCCGGAAACAAATCCATCCGCCGAATCGGCTAGTATTTAAAGACTTTAACGAATTCCCATCATTCTTTTAA
- the LOC124200420 gene encoding uncharacterized protein LOC124200420 isoform X1 yields MKGLDGVLVQSHSSLISFSSSADIHFSISSRDPVRIMRGIFLVLLLVLLGVTFTSTGIVDRISNPIKSYFNGFKTKDSKDNYSIEDPSIFTLDDLDIPESYAIKPPVTINKNKPDKEAAATAQKKRPVKKRKPSAAATRPRPSTATRPRPSVSTRPRPSSVSKTRRRTTTTKRPRVNSVTGVILPESGELPVTGAHAVVATHMGEISVFTSDGRLWLNGPGIPKPVPLGSALDSDSIAAGNKDSYHIWVNTTSWTKLVSLEEIRRGRSPVLIKNDPRNRVKAMIDRKPLDRPLRLPLPPRVKGTYQYDTCGKNIILPLTADRTILMEQAIKPSYESTKFPEERDYPMVCTWNVKVNKACRRARITMKLDERSRLPDEDECAKGYLRISPFMNETKICGRIDSIPAFHWYVEDQQPNDVSIMMKNIGINDGFSEGLAFTLQGECLPIERGTFDVGQENREAYTNWMDRLLTEASTKGHGATISIPASTHQTPFDPPILPPIHLDDPNQKYSSWLTPAVPAKDNIDDALTDITTLLDASTNSTNTR; encoded by the exons ATGAAAGGACTCGATGGCGTCCTCGTTCAGTCTCACTCCAGCCTCATTTCattcagcagcagcgcagACATTCACTTCAGCATCAGCAGTCGTGATCCTGT CAGAATTATGCGTGGAATATTTCTCGTCTTGTTGCTGGTTTTACTCGGCGTCACTTTCACGTCGACAG gAATCGTTGATCGCATCTCGAATCCCATCAAATCCTATTTCAATGGCTTCAAGACAAAAGATTCCAAGGACAATTATTCAATCGAAGACCCCAGCATCTTCACGTTGGACGACTTGGACATTCCAGAGTCCTACGCCATTAAGCCACCGGTCAcgatcaacaaaaacaagcccGACAAGGAAGCAGCAGCTACTGCCCAGAAGAAACGGCCCGTTAAAAAACGTAAACCTTCAGCAGCTGCAACAAGACCCAGACCATCAACAGCCACAAGACCACGCCCATCAGTTTCCACACGGCCAAGACCTTCGTCTGTTTCCAAAACGAGACGCAGGACGACAACTACGAAACGTCCCAGGGTCAACTCGGTGACGGGTGTCATTCTTCCCGAATCTGGAGAGTTGCCAGTCACCGGAGCTCACGCCGTCGTGGCCACCCACATGGGCGAGATTTCCGTCTTCACTTCAGATGGACGTTTGTGGCTCAACGGGCCGGGTATACCCAAACCGGTGCCGCTCGGCTCCGCACTGGACAGCGACTCTATTGCGGCGGGCAACAAAG ATTCCTACCACATTTGGGTCAACACGACCAGCTGGACCAAACTCGTGTCCCTAGAAGAAATCAGACGGGGTCGCAGTCCCGTCCTCATCAAAAACGACCCACGCAATCGTGTCAAGGCCATGATCGATCGCAAACCGCTGGATCGACCCCTCAGACTTCCCCTACCTCCTCGCGTCAAAGGAACTTATCAATACG ATACGTGCGGAAAAAACATTATTCTCCCCTTGACGGCCGATCGGACAATCCTGATGGAACAAGCCATCAAGCCCAGCTACGAGTCAACCAAATTCCCGGAAGAACGCGACTATCCTATGGTCTGCACTTGGAACGTCAAG GTGAATAAGGCCTGCCGACGTGCACGTATCACGATGAAATTGGACGAACGCAGTCGACTGCCGGACGAAGACGAGTGCGCCAAAGGATACCTCCGCATTTCCCCATTCATGAACGAAACCAA AATTTGCGGCCGGATCGACAGCATTCCGGCGTTCCACTGGTACGTCGAAGATCAGCAGCCCAACGATGTGTCGATTATGATGAAGAATATCGGGATCAACGACGGTTTCTCCGAGGGACTGGCGTTTACTCTTCAAG gTGAATGTCTGCCGATCGAACGGGGAACGTTCGACGTCGGCCAGGAAAACCGCGAGGCTTACACCAACTGGATGGACCGTCTGTTGACGGAAGCTTCGACCAAGGGACACGGCGCCACCATTTCCATCCCAGCAAGTACGCACCAGACACCATTTGACCCTCCCATTTTGCCACCCATTCACCTGGACGACCCCAATCAAAAATATTCCTCTTGGTTGACGCCGGCCGTCCCAGCCAAAGACAACATTGACGACGCCCTAACTGATATCACGACTCTGTTGGATGCATCCACTAATTCGACGAATACACGTTAA
- the LOC124200424 gene encoding uncharacterized protein LOC124200424, which translates to MGHHQLFAVLILALCLVVSFTSAEPGIKQKFPRIPNLLTFFFQGLREANKTEPTTSSNSQPPALPTPFLVGLQEGAAAGSEIESTTLPPILPNALNSYYNIEGETHSSAITLPYSGVDGQRRVDLCEANIVVPLSNDRNTLIEQTYKSTKFPYERTNPLVCTWNVKVSDNCRRGVVTMRINKRSRLADVDGCSKGYYRVSPFMKEAKICGRIETVPPFQWFVEDQQPDDVSIVLKHAGLNDGYWEGLSFTLSGECLPNDSNMTSSQALKSYSTWMANLSKESETVDLTVV; encoded by the exons ATGGGCCACCACCAACTGTTTGCCGTTTTGATTTTGGCGCTCTGCCTTGTCGTTTCCTTCACATCGGCAG AGCCGGGGATTAAGCAGAAATTCCCTCGAATCCCGAACTTGTTGACGTTCTTCTTCCAGGGATTGAGGGAGGCCAACAAAACGGAGCcaaccaccagcagcaacagtcaACCGCCAGCGTTACCGACTCCGTTCCTGGTGGGATTGCAGGAAGGAGCGGCTGCCGGCAGTGAAATCGAGAGCACTACCTTGCCGCCGATCCTGCCCAACGCGTTGAATTCCTATTACAACATCGAAGGTGAAACGCACAGCTCGGCCATCACGCTGCCCTATTCAGGTGTGGACGGACAACGCCGTGTGG ATTTGTGCGAAGCCAATATTGTCGTTCCACTGTCCAACGATCGCAACACGTTGATTGAGCAGACGTACAAGTCGACCAAATTCCCGTACGAACGCACCAATCCCCTCGTCTGCACCTGGAATGTCAAG GTGAGTGACAATTGTCGCCGGGGTGTCGTGACGATGAGGATCAACAAACGCAGTCGACTAGCCGATGTGGACGGATGCAGTAAAGGATATTATCGAGTCTCTCCTTTTATGAAAGAAGCCAA GATCTGCGGAAGGATCGAAACTGTCCCGCCCTTCCAGTGGTTTGTCGAAGACCAGCAGCCGGATGACGTCAGTATCGTTTTGAAACACGCCGGACTCAACGACGGATACTGGGAGGGATTATCCTTTACTCTATCGG GTGAATGTCTGCCAAACGATTCCAACATGACGAGCAGCCAGGCCTTGAAATCTTACAGCACCTGGATGGCAAATCTTTCCAAGGAGTCGGAAACGGTGGATCTCACCGTTGTCTGA